TCCGTCATGCTCACATAGGGCTCTGCCACCAGCTGGCAGGGTCATGATTCCTCCATTGCTGCAGCCACCTCCTCACGTGGACACCTCACCATGTTCCTGGCTGCGTTCCTGCCAACAGTCTCTTCAGTGAGCATGTGCTTGCTGCTCTTCCAGTCTCTGCCCGTCGCCCCACTCCATAGTCTCCCACATCCTGGGTATTTGCTACAGCACCCCCTTCCCAGGATCAAAGTGTGGGCTATCACAGTGCTACAACAGGAGTCCTTAAAACAAGCTTGTCCTCCATTCTGCAGGCTAGTGCAGAGACCAGGGTGTCAGTAGGGCTGTGGGACGGTCCTTCCTGTCCCCCCAGCGAGGAGGGGAGGGGATTGCAGGCCTTGCTTGGTGTCTCTTGACTTGTGGCTGCATCCCTGCAGTCTCTGCGTCTGTCctcactctgtctccctctgccctgtgacCACACTGACCATGTTCCATCAGGGCCCATTGCACTCCAGCTGACCCCGTCTTAACTGGGCCCATCTGCAACAACCCCgtctccagctcaggtcatgctttGGGGTCCTGGGGGTTCAGATGTGGATGTCTTTTGTGGAGACCACATGATTCTATCACTAGCCTTCCCTGGGTGGTCAGTGCTCATTGTTAGACCGGGGTGGTTGAGAGGGCAGGAGCCCCGTCCTCCACTCTGCCCACTGCTGCCACCTGCCTGGTAGGGGCAAGTCAGGGGGCTCTGTTGAGCTGGACTCAGTCAGACCTGCAGGGCCGCCTGTGCTGACGCCAGCCCTCCCCAGGCGATGCGGACCCTCAGTTGGAAGCATACTCTGGGCTTGGTGACCATGGATGTGGAGCTGGCTGACCGCACCCTGTCTGTAGCGGTGACTCCCGTGCAGGCAGTGGTCTTGCTATACTTCCAGGACCAAGGTGAGCCTGCTGACCCTTAGTTGGCCTGTCCCAGCCATGCCTCCTAGCAGGCTGATGCCGGGAGGCTGTGGGGGAGGGTGTTGACGGGGCAGGGGGAAGCTTGGCCTTGCCCTGTGTGTCCAGTGCTCCTGGCTGCTCTACACAGCTACCTGGACCTTGGAGGAGCTGAGCAAGGTGGTGAAGATGCCTGTGGCACTGCTGCGGCGGCGGATGTCTGTGTGGTTGCAGCAGGGCGTGCTGAGGGAGGAGCCTTCTGGGACCTTCTCTGTCGTTGAAGAGGAGCGGCCCCAGGACCGAGACAGCATGGTGCTCATTGACAGCGACGAGGAGAGTGACTCCGGCATGGCTTCCCAGGCCgaccagaaggaggaggagctgctGGTGTGGCTGCGGTGGGGGATGGTGGCCTGGGTTGGCCCCTGGCCAGGTGGCATCCCTGCGGGTGCTGGCCTAACAGCTGGCCTGGCCTCTGTCTCCCCAGCTTTTTTGGACATACATCCAGGCCATGCTGACTAATCTGGAGAGCCTGTCGCTGGAGCGCATCTACAGCATGCTGCGCATGTTCGTGGTGACCGGCCCTGCACTGGCCGAGATTGATCTGCAGGAGCTTCAGGGCTTCCTGCAGAAGAAGGTGCGAGACCAGCAGCTCGTCTACTCAGCCGGCGTCTACCGCCTGCCCAAGAGCTGCAGCTGATGTGCCCACCAggaagatgggtgggtgggtgcccAACCCCCAGAGTGCAGAGTAAAGCAAATGGTTCTCTATCCGTTCCCTGTCCTGGTGGCTTTGTGGGCTCATCATGGGCCTGTGGTCCAGGTTCTCCCTCCAGACCTGACTCCTTACCCCAACTTAGCCAGACCTGCTTCCTGGGAGCAGGTGAGGGGAAACCCAAGTGGCCAGGTCTGGTCCTGGCTTACATACCTGTGCTTGGGCTCtaaccctggagtcctggcacAAGGGTGTTGCTAGGCTACAGCAGCTGGTGAAGGCCCACCTGGGAGATTGCAGCTCAGGCAGGAGGACACCAGGGCCCTCCTGCTCCAGGCCTCACTCTGCCCTTGGGAAGGAGCCTATGGGTCACTTGCCCTCTTCCTGACCTGAGGGTCCGGGGCTGTTGCTGGGACCAACATCATTGGAATGCATGAGATGTGTGGGCAGCTGAACATCCCCTGCTGGATGGAGGGGCTGACTCTGTGGCTCACAGAGAAGGTGGTTCCATGCTCTCAGACATGGTCAGGAGCTCAGGTGCAGAATCCTGGGAGCCAGGCTTTCCCAATGTAGCACAAAGGGTCCTGTCTACAGGGTTGGGGGGCCTGGCACTGCCTCAGCCCCTGAGGTCccaggaagtgggtggggggcagggatgtTGGCTCCACCCAGGCTGGAGGCCTTCAGACCTGCACACCAGGGCTACAGTCTCCAGTGCCGGGTGGCGATGTTCCCCCAGGCAGCAGGGGCTCTGGAATGAACCTCCACCGGTCTGCTCCCACCTGCCCGGGGTGTCTTTCCAGGCCTGGAGCCCCCACGCCCTTGGGTTCCCCCCATCCACTTTGCTGCGGAGGGCCCTGACATCAGCCTTCTCCTGGGACTTCCCCCTTCCTACCCAGAGTATGCGGTTCACTACAGGTTTGGAGGACAAAGTGGAAACTAGGCATGTAGTCTTATCAGCCAGTGTCTCCCTCCTGTGAGCTGTGCCCAGCACCAGGGCTACTGTGCTGGCAGTCACTGGAAGAGGGCTTCCCGCCTTCCTCTGCGTTCTGGTGGAGGCCCAGGAGGCTCTGACACCCTCCATTCCCTCCAGGTAGAAGGGCACCTGGCACTGGGCTGAGTGTACCTTTGTCATCCTACCAGGATGCAAACCTGCCAGACTGGCCCAGCAGGGTGGCGGCTTCTGCTTCTGGCCACAGGCACACCTGCTTCATGTCCCTTTGGACTTGTTTTGGGGATGAACCTGGTAAAAAAGCTGTGTCTTGGGTCATGGCATTCATTGACAAGCACAGAGCTGTGCCTGAAACTGTTGGCCAATCCCTGAGGGCTctggtgcggggggtggggggccctccgCACCCTTGCCCCTGGTGCCCCGTGGGGTCCACCGTGGGTGGGGCATCTCTTGCTGCCTGGGTGGTTTACTTGGCTAGGGTGttaggggaggagggtggagactTCAGGGTGGAGAGGCAGTGCAGGAGGCACTCCGAGGTTAACTCTGAAGGTACCAGCCTGCAGGTGAGTCCCTCAGGCAGCGCTTATCTGGGTGGCAGGCAGGTGCACAGGGATGAAGTCCTCAGAGGGACAGGAGGGCTCTAAGTTGGGATGGCACATGTAACTGGAGCCTTAGGTGCTGCCTGTGGCCACTTCTGAGGCAGCTGCACTGAGGATATGGTTCTGGGATGACCTGTGGGCAGTGCTCCCCACCTATCCTGGGGAGGTTGATGGACCTGGGCACAGCTGGGGTGCCGGTGGGACCCTCCCCAGGATGGCCAGTGTGGGGGGCTGGTGAGCACAGGTCCAGGGCTCACCCCTCCTTGGCCCCTGCTTGTCCCAGCCTCTGGGGGAAGGGCAATGACATTGGTCAGCTGAGCTGTTGCAGCCCCCGCCGTCCCAGCCGAGAAACAGTGGCCTTGCTGTGGGCCCCCCAGGGTTTTCAGGCCACTGTTCCCACTGTCCCAGGGGCCTCAGTATGGGCTCCATCCCCTTCCCCATGAAGCACCATCCCCCGAGGCCAGGGCAGCCCCATCCTTGCCTTTGCCTTGGGTCCAACAGCGCACTCAGAAGGGGCTGCCAGGCACCTGTCCCTCTacctgccccagcccagggccaccTGCCCAGGGCTCCTCCGCTCCAGCCCCTGAGCGCCAGTGAAGCTCTAGCTGaagccctgcccccacctgctccaCTCCAGAGCCCTACTGTGAGGTCAGCACCTTCCGATGGGTTCCGTCCAGAGGTgtgtggtggggctgggggctggacaTGGCCCCCTGTCCCCAGCCTGACTCCTGCCTGGTTGGCAGCCCCCTTGGCCTGATATGTTTGTCCCTTTTGCTTATCCCTACTGCAGGTGCCTCCTCCTGTCCCTGAACCCCGCCCCTGCCAGGGCCCCTCCCGTGTCCTTCTGGTGGCCGCCCGGGTGAGGGGCGGCCCTAGGGGTCCTCCACTGGCGGGTGACGAGGGCCCCTCGGCCGCACGGGCCCTGTCTCTGCAGCTGGGACGTACTGCGAGTGCAGCCTTGGCCTCAGCCGCGAGGCCCTCATTGCCCTGCTCGTGGTGCTGGCGGGCATCAGTGCCAGCTGCTTCTGTGCCCTTGTCATCGTGGCAGTCGGTGTCATGCGAGCCAAGAGGTATGTgagccccagggtggggagggtggctGAGGGCCACGGGactgtgctgggggaggggcctctGCCCCTGGGTGGGGTATCATGGGTAGCTGAGGGACACCATTTCCCAGGTTGGGCTGGGGGGCACTTGTGGGCTTCTGGAGGTCAGCTGCATTGTTCCAGGATTCACACCTCCTTTTGTtgttctccccgccccccatcccaGTGAGCCATGCCCCAGACACAGGGACAGCAGGTAAGTGACCTCATGAGAGGACCTCAGGGGTGAGCCGTGTCCTGGGGAGGTCTTGGCCCCTGGGAGGTCCTGACCCCCCAGGTagtcctgccccctccctgcccccaaggTCCTGACCCCCCAGGAGGTGCAGGTCTAACTTTAGGGCCAGGCCTGCCCTGGGAGGGGGTTCAGCACCTCGTGAGACCTGTACTGGGGGCTGGTCAGGCCTCCCTGCAGCCTGCCTGACCCCGCCCGTGTCATGCAGGTTGGTGGGGCACTTTGGGGTCCAGGAAGATCACATGGACCTGCACTCAGTGCAGGTGGAGTCCCAACTCATGGACCCTGAGCTGGAGGTCTCCATGATGACGCCCCTGGAGGATCAAGGCCTCATGAGCATTCCCGCGGACTCGATGGCCCAATCCGTGACTATAGAGGACCCGTCCCTGAGCAGGGCCACAGGCAGTCTGGGGGAGGGGAATTAAACAGTATTTAGTGCTTCTGCCCTGTCCTCCCTGTGGGCTCCTCCCTGAGTCGCTCTGCAGCTGCATCACAGGGTGGGAAGGGGTTCATGTACACCTAGGTCATCCCCTTTATCTTGTAGGGGGAGGATGCCCAGTACCTGCACACAGCACTCACTGCCCACCCTCCAGGGCTGGGAACCACAGCCCTGGTATTTCCACCTCTTCCTGCTGTGGCCTCAGCCTACCTCCTCCCTGCATTCTCCTGCTGCCTTGTCCCATAAAGTTGGCATGGTTTGGGGGCTCCTgtccaccctgcccccaccctggaaAACCCCAGGACAGGATGTGCAACTCTGATGACTCCAGAGGGAGCAGCATTTGACAGGAGACTTGGGTTGGTGCCTGTGCCCTACCCACGCTGTCTCCTTGAGGTTCAAGGACAGTCCTTGGAGGGCCAGGTAGGGCAGGCAGGACTGAGTCTCCTGCCTCAGGTGTGCGGTacccctccacctcccagcctcccccctgGGCTCAGGCCCTGGTCATGTGCTCCTGACCCCCCAATTAGCTACTGTACTGATGAGACCATCCTACATGGGGGAGCCACTGTGTGTGCTCAGGTCCCTTTGCCGGGCAGGAGACGGGAAAGCCGCAGGGCTCACGGAGTCCAGTTGCATGCGTGCCATCGATGGGTTAGGTGGGGGTGAGCGCTGTCTAGTTGCTCAGGCCTCAGGGGGCCAGGGTGGTGGGTGCCGCAGGGGAGGAGGCACAGGCCGTCTTGTCAGCACCGCCTTTGGCACCGAGTCAGAGAAGCCCAGCTCTGGGACTGGTGGCTGGCAGTGCAGGGCGCTGGCTGTCTGCCTAGCCCCCGCCCTAGGCGCGGGACTGGCCGTGGAACAGGAACTGCTGGCACTTGGGCCGGAGATTTAATATTTGCAGGCGCGGCAGGGACGCACAGGCTCCACGGACGAACGGGCAGTGGGCCCCTATCGCTGCCCCATGCGGAGCCCCTGCTTTGTCTCGCGGTGGCCGCCACCgatgctgctcctgctgctgtcGCCGTGGCCACTCTGGTCCCAGTCATCCGCCACGGCCACCTCCTCGGGAACCCCGGGCGTCCCGCACTGCCCCGAGGCGTGCGCGTGCGCGCCTGGCGGCCAGGCCAACTGCTCGGGGCGCGCTCTGCCTGCCGTGCCCGCGGGCCTGAGCCGGGGCTTGCGCGCGCTGTTGTTAGACCATAACCGTGTGCGCGCGCTGCCGCCCGGCGCCTTCGCGGGCGCTGACACGCTGCTGCGCCTGGACCTGCGCGAGAATGGGCTGCGCTGGGTGCACGCGCGGGCCTTCTGGAGCTTGGGCGCCTTGCAGCAGCTCGACCTCAGCGCCAACCAGCTGGAAGCACTGGCGCCCGGCACCTTCTCGCCCCTGAGCGCACTGCGCTCCCTCTCGCTGGCCGGCAATCGGCTGGCGCGCCTAGAGTCAGGGGCGCTGGGCGTGCTCCCCCTGCTGAACGCGCTTGACCTGCGGGACAACGAGCTGGCGGCGCTGGCACCAGGCCTCCTGGCCGGCCTGCCCGCCCTGCACGCGCTGCACCTGCGCGGCAACCCCTGGGCCTGCGGCTGCGCGTTGCGCCCGCTCTGCTCCTGGCTGCGCAGGCACCCGAGGCCGGCGCCAGGTGAGCCCTCCGGGCAGGGTGGGCGGGCTGGGCCCCACCACCGCCGCCCCGCGGCCGCCACCTGACCCTGCAACCGTGTCCCACAGAGGCCGAGACGCTGCTCTGCGTGTTGCCAGGGCGCCTGACGCTCAGCCCCTTGACTGCCTTCCCGGACGCCGCCTTCAGCCACTGCGCGCAGCCGCTCGCTCCGCGGGACCTGGCCGTGGTCTACGCGCTCGGGCCCGTCTCCTTCCTCGCCAGCCTGGCCGCCTGCCTGgcgctgggctccatgctcaccgCCTGCCGCACGCGGCGCCACTGCGCTACTGCCCTGGGCTGGCTGAAGGGCCCGCGGGAACCCGGCCCTGGGAGCCCCAACGCCTAGGCTCAGCCCTGAGCGGCCCTGGGCTGCTGTCCAGGcctcccctcctctgtcccccgCCCTCCTTCACAGCCCCTGCAGGCGTCAACAACGACACAGAAATTTTCGCGACATTCCTTTAGACATCACCACTGCACACACCGGGTCAGGGGGCAGTGCGCGCCGGCCCCGGGCGGAGGGGCAGTGCGCAGCTGCGCACGGGCCGCATGGGGAAGGCACGCGCTCGACACGGGAAGGGCTGGGCCTGTACAAATTGGCGGGCAGGGCTGAGGACAGTCCCGAGCCAGCGTGTGGGGAGGCCTATCATGGGCTGCAGGCTGGAGGAGACGAACAGCTGGCTCAGCCCTCGTGGAGATCGCAGGAGAAGgttgggggcggaggggggaggggccccggcGGGCTCCTGGGCGGCAGCTGCCGGCTGAGGGTCCGAGGCTGCCCTCCTGGAGGTGCAGGGCTGGCTGGACCGATGAGGTCAAGCGGAGAAGGGACGTGGAGggtaagaaaaggagagggatgGAGCCGAGGCTGCCAGAAGCAGGCACTGGAGAAGGGCTGACCCCGCCAGTTGGGGCCTTGCACCCCCACTGGGGCGCAACTGGTGGCTGGGGAAGGATGGGGCTTCACTCTGCTCCAAGCCCCTCCGCCCTGGGGCCaggtcagccccctcccccactgcttagagaccccagggccctgcctcTGCCGGAGTGCCCTGTGGCCCTGCCCAGCCAGCTCAGCTCTGGCCTGTCCTCAGCTGCTCTGGTCCGAGCCTCGGTCCAGCAGGGGCTGCCTGCCAGGCAGCAGGGCGGACAGACAGACGGGAGGCCCAGGGTGGGCAGTCTTGGGTGGGCGGGCTTCCCTCAGGCCTTCCCGAGCAGCAGGACCCATCAGTGTCCTTGGCCGGGCTAACTGGGCAGGTGGGCGCCTCCGGGGGCCTCACACCACGGTGCTGACCGAGGGATCTGAGAGGTTGAGCGTGCCCGTGATATCAGTGGGATGGTACTGCTGCAAAATAGAAATACACAGACAAGGCAGCCCGTTAGCCCCCATGCTCGGGGGCACGCGCAGGGCCGGGACGGGTGGACCGGCCAGCCGGCCgaccggcgggcgggcgggcacggcctgggggaggctggggggcacTCCTCCCCCTGACCCCGTCGTGCTCCGGGACTCTGCGTGGGCCGGGCCGCTGTCccgtccatctgtctgtctgtctgcgggggaggggggcagaggagggcGGGCAGGGCGTCTCAGCTCTCCCTATGACGGGCACACATCTGCAGctggccctcctccctctcaATAGCGC
The Vulpes vulpes isolate BD-2025 chromosome 2, VulVul3, whole genome shotgun sequence genome window above contains:
- the TMEM210 gene encoding transmembrane protein 210 — encoded protein: MAPCPQPDSCLVGSPLGLICLSLLLIPTAAGTYCECSLGLSREALIALLVVLAGISASCFCALVIVAVGVMRAKSEPCPRHRDSRLVGHFGVQEDHMDLHSVQVESQLMDPELEVSMMTPLEDQGLMSIPADSMAQSVTIEDPSLSRATGSLGEGN
- the LRRC26 gene encoding leucine-rich repeat-containing protein 26; amino-acid sequence: MRSPCFVSRWPPPMLLLLLSPWPLWSQSSATATSSGTPGVPHCPEACACAPGGQANCSGRALPAVPAGLSRGLRALLLDHNRVRALPPGAFAGADTLLRLDLRENGLRWVHARAFWSLGALQQLDLSANQLEALAPGTFSPLSALRSLSLAGNRLARLESGALGVLPLLNALDLRDNELAALAPGLLAGLPALHALHLRGNPWACGCALRPLCSWLRRHPRPAPEAETLLCVLPGRLTLSPLTAFPDAAFSHCAQPLAPRDLAVVYALGPVSFLASLAACLALGSMLTACRTRRHCATALGWLKGPREPGPGSPNA